TCCCCACTGGGTAGTAGAAATAATATTTTCTACGGATAAATTTGAGCCAAAAGAGATTGGTCAAATCTGTGGTGATATTTTGACGAATCAAAGAAAAAGTCAACAGCCTGATTCTAAAGCTATTATCGACACTTTAATCCTCGGTGGCAGAAAAACTACTCCTGCTACCAGTATGTCTCCTAATTCATTGCAAATAGGTGAATGGGGGGTGGATGTTGTCGAAACGATTCAAGCCGATGTTTTTCTAGCAGAAATAGCTTGGTCAGAAATGATCGCTTCTAAACCTAGTGATGGTATCTTCAAAATTGAATTTCTCCAAGATTAGCCTCTTTGTCTTCTCAGTTTATAAAATATACAAATGAACACCACCGTATTTGAACAGTTTTTTACTGACTGTATTGGTAATTGGCAGTCCGATCGGACTTATCATTATCTAACTCATCAAGAAATCGAGCGATCGCAAACTACTTTTGAAGTGCAGCCTCTAACCAGCGAACAAAAAGCTAAGGTACTAGCTGATAATGCTTACGAAAAGCTAAATAATTTAGAGACTTTGCCAGGGTTCAACTTGGGTTTTTATACAATTTCGGAAAAAGGGGAAGAAAAAAAACAAAATCTTAATCTGATGTTTGTCCCTAAGTCTGAAACAAATATGTTGCTAGAAGGAGATTATTTACGCGATCGCGCTTACGAAGAAGATCGCCCAATTGTTTCCCATTTTAGCTTTGATCCTCAAACCAGAGAATTACTGATGACCACCAACTATACCCGCGTGGTTTCCGTTGATTCTATTACGCTGACCAACCCGAAGTTACGTATTCGACGGATTCTTAACTATGCCAAGCCTGATGCGGGACAACCACTCAAAAACGTCCTTTTGGCTGGCTTTGGCGTAGAACAAAAGATTTTTAACTAGCTTAAGCCTTGAATTTGTTAAATACTACTCTTATTGCTTAACAATTGTTTATCTAATTCTCATTAAGTTTTACAAAACTTGATAGGATCGGTTCTAACCGCATTGTATAAATAGACTGTAAACCAGATGCCGATTCAGGTAATTGAATTAGGCTAAGGTTTGCACATGTTAGGTGTAATGGCAGATCAATTTATACTTTGTCTTTAAGACTTAAGATTTAGCTCAAACACCTGTTGAAAACTGCGCCGTATTATACAGCGCTTTAATATGATGGTGTTAGAACCCTTAAGTTAAGGACTCTATCCCAAAATATTTGTAATTAAATAAATTGGCATACAACGACTTGAGTACCTGTTAAGTAACAAAATATTAAAGATTAAGTTGTTTAATATTTTCCTACTTTGCTTTTGCTAAGTCAGCCAGAAAAAGTTTATTTCCCATTTTCAGGGAATAAAGCTATGACAAGCATTGAACAAGCAATAGATTAATATATCTGAGCTTAGATGTACTTGTCGAGTTTGTGTATCTACATAAAACTCATCCTCAAGCGTTTGGATCGAGCTATTACTGCCAACATTTAATCGATTCTGGCTGACTCAGGCGAATACATTCACTGTGTAAAAAAAATAATTTCTAAATCAAGGAGATTTATTAAATGACATTTGGACCAGCATCTGAATTAGGTGTAGGCTTATTTGAAGATACCGCTCCTATTGAATACGTACCTGGCCGTTCAGAAGAAGAAGTAGAGAGCATTATTCGTGCTGTCTACAGACAGGTACTGGGCAACGCTTACATTATGGAAAGCGAAAGAGCAATTGTTCCTGAGTCTCAGTTTAGACTAGGAAAACTAAGCGTCAGAGAATTTGTTAGAGAAATCGGCAAGTCTGATGCTTACGTTTCTCGTTTCTTTGAAACTTGCCCTCGCTACCGCTTCATCGAACTTAACTTCAAGCATTTCCTTGGTCGTGCGCCTAATGGTTATGACGAAATGAAAGCTCATAGCGCCATCCTCGATGAAGGTGGTTGGGAAGCAGAAATCGATTCTTATCTTGATAGTGACGAATATCAAGAAGCCTACGGCGAAAACTTTGTTCCTTTTTATCGGGGATATAAGAGTCGTCCTGGTCAAACTATGGTGGAGTTCACTCATATGTTTGCTTTGGCGCGTGGCGCTTCTTCCAGCGACTTCAAAGGTAGTTTATCAGGCAAAACTCCTCTTTTAAACAAAAATATAATTCAAGGTACTCCCCTGGCGGTAATTCCTCCTTCTGGTGGTGCTGCTGGCGATGGTTGGTCTTTCCAAGAACCTGCTTTGGGTGCGCGCACTCGTCAGGGTTCTGGTGCAGGAGAAAATGGCAAAGTATACCGAATTGAAGTAACTGGTTATGCTTCTGGCGCTGTTAACCGCGTATCTAAGTTCCGTCGCAGTAACAAAGTATATCTAGTACCTTATGAGCAGCTCTCCCAAGAATACCAACGTATTCATAAGCAGGGTGGCAAAATAGCTAGTATTACCCCTGTAAACTAGTTTTAAGGTTATTAATCATCATTCCCCTTAAAGACTAAAACTGTCAAAGTTACTAGTTTTAGTTTTCTAAGGGTGAATCATTTGACAAATCAATATTAATTAAGTAGGAAAAATTAGTCATGGTTGCTGTAATAGATGCGCCCGTTGAAGTTCGAGACAATAGTTCCGCTGATGACAAAGCGATCGCAATTCGCGCAGTATATAAACAAGTGCTGGGTAATCCTCATGTGATGGAAAGTGAGCGCCTGGTAAGTGCTGAATCACAGTTTTGTAATGGCAGCATCAGCCTGAGAGAATTTGTTCGCGCTGTCGCAAAATCTGACTTTTATCGCACTCGTTATTTTGAAACCTGTGCGCCTTATCGTTTTGTCGAGCTGAATTTCAAGCACCTGTTGGGACGTGCGCCCGCAGATCAGGCAGAACTTTCAGAACACATTCAACGCTGCATTAACGAAGGTTATGATGCGGAAATCGATTCTTACATTGATAGTGTGGAATATTGCGAGAAATTTGGCGAAAACATTGTTCCTTTTTACACTGGCGCTACCAGCACAATCGGTCAAAAGCAGGTCAACTATAACCGTACTCTTTCCCTGCTTCAAGGGATAGCGGGAGTCGATAGCGCCAAGAAAAATTCTCGTTTAGTAGACAGCGTAGCTACCAATAGTCCTACTCCTGCTAAGAGTCCGAGGGCTAATGCACGGATGTCTCCTTCCCCAGATGCTACTACAAAAAAATTCAGAATCGTCGTTAGAGGAGCTAAATTTGATAGTCCTCGCCGTGTTAGTAACACTGAATATATCGTACCAGGCGATCGCATGACTCCCCAGATTCAGCGCATTAACCGTACTGGTGCCAAAATCGTCAGCATTACTGAAATTTAACCATCTTTTGATCATTGAGATAATTTAATATTCAGGAGCAACAATATGTCATTTTGGGTAACGGATTTAGATCCAGTTGAACTAAGAGAACGTCAACCAAACCAAGATTTTGAGATTATCATTCGTCAAGCTTATAAACAAGTATTGGGCAATGCCTATTTATTAGAAGGCGAAACTTTAGAAACAGCCGAGTCTCTATTTAGAAATGGCGATCTTACTGTACGTGGTTTTGTCAGAGCGATCGGTCAATCTGAGCTTTATCGTTCTTTATTTTTTGAAACCTGTTCACAGTATCGTTTTATTGAAATGAACTGTAAGCACTTCCTAGGTCGTGCGCCTTTAGATCAGGCAGAAATTTCTCAGCATGTACAAATTTATAACAATCTGGGTTACGAAGCAGAAATTGATTCTTACATCGATAGCGATGAATACTTAAACGCTTACGGCGAGAACACTATTCCTTGCCCCCGTACAGAGACTAATCAGCGGAGTATCTTAAACGTTGGTTTTAATCGTACTTATGCTCTATATAATGGCTATGCCAGTAGCGATAACATTACCAATAAAGCGACGTTAATCTCTGATTTAGCTGCCAATAAGCCTACTCCAATTATCTTTCATAAAAATGCTTCTAGTGGTACTCCTGGTAGCAACAACAAACGCTTCCGCATCAAGGCGACTAAAGCTAGTATTGGTTCGCTTAACCGCCTTAGTAACCAAACCTATGAGGTTAATTACGAGCAGTTAAACGCCAAAATCAAAAACTTACACCGCACTGGAGCAAAAATTCTCAGTATTAATGAAGTTTAGGATAGTTAGCCACTATTAGTCCATTACAGTGAAAATATGGGGGAAACGCTCAATTTTCCCCAAAAAATAGGAGGAAATTTAAGCTATGTCAGGAATGATTACTACTGGAGATACTAATATTAGTACTTATGGCAATCGCACGATCGCTATAGAGGTCACTGGTGTTTGTCGTCAAGACGTAATGCGCACTAGTAACTATACAGTGAAAGTGCCTTATAGTCGTATGTCTCAGACTATTCAAAGTATTAATCGCCTGGGGGGGAAAGTAGCAGGTATTTCTTTAGGCAATACTGAAATTGAAGCTGCTACGCCCGCGCCAACTGAGGCAGAACCAAAACCTCAAGAAGATACTCAAAGACGTTCTGGCGGGAGAAAAAACCGCAACCGCAAGTA
This portion of the Pleurocapsa minor HA4230-MV1 genome encodes:
- a CDS encoding DUF2656 domain-containing protein, which gives rise to MLLSHNFNLRNNELPALNREEFAQIFIDGLQGTENIKCSSIDNPHWVVEIIFSTDKFEPKEIGQICGDILTNQRKSQQPDSKAIIDTLILGGRKTTPATSMSPNSLQIGEWGVDVVETIQADVFLAEIAWSEMIASKPSDGIFKIEFLQD
- a CDS encoding phycobiliprotein lyase; the encoded protein is MNTTVFEQFFTDCIGNWQSDRTYHYLTHQEIERSQTTFEVQPLTSEQKAKVLADNAYEKLNNLETLPGFNLGFYTISEKGEEKKQNLNLMFVPKSETNMLLEGDYLRDRAYEEDRPIVSHFSFDPQTRELLMTTNYTRVVSVDSITLTNPKLRIRRILNYAKPDAGQPLKNVLLAGFGVEQKIFN
- a CDS encoding phycobilisome linker polypeptide, with protein sequence MTFGPASELGVGLFEDTAPIEYVPGRSEEEVESIIRAVYRQVLGNAYIMESERAIVPESQFRLGKLSVREFVREIGKSDAYVSRFFETCPRYRFIELNFKHFLGRAPNGYDEMKAHSAILDEGGWEAEIDSYLDSDEYQEAYGENFVPFYRGYKSRPGQTMVEFTHMFALARGASSSDFKGSLSGKTPLLNKNIIQGTPLAVIPPSGGAAGDGWSFQEPALGARTRQGSGAGENGKVYRIEVTGYASGAVNRVSKFRRSNKVYLVPYEQLSQEYQRIHKQGGKIASITPVN
- a CDS encoding phycobilisome rod-core linker polypeptide; protein product: MVAVIDAPVEVRDNSSADDKAIAIRAVYKQVLGNPHVMESERLVSAESQFCNGSISLREFVRAVAKSDFYRTRYFETCAPYRFVELNFKHLLGRAPADQAELSEHIQRCINEGYDAEIDSYIDSVEYCEKFGENIVPFYTGATSTIGQKQVNYNRTLSLLQGIAGVDSAKKNSRLVDSVATNSPTPAKSPRANARMSPSPDATTKKFRIVVRGAKFDSPRRVSNTEYIVPGDRMTPQIQRINRTGAKIVSITEI
- a CDS encoding phycobilisome rod-core linker polypeptide, encoding MSFWVTDLDPVELRERQPNQDFEIIIRQAYKQVLGNAYLLEGETLETAESLFRNGDLTVRGFVRAIGQSELYRSLFFETCSQYRFIEMNCKHFLGRAPLDQAEISQHVQIYNNLGYEAEIDSYIDSDEYLNAYGENTIPCPRTETNQRSILNVGFNRTYALYNGYASSDNITNKATLISDLAANKPTPIIFHKNASSGTPGSNNKRFRIKATKASIGSLNRLSNQTYEVNYEQLNAKIKNLHRTGAKILSINEV